The sequence AACAGAATCCCCGGATGTTGCACGTGCCCGGCTGTAAAGCAACAGAAAGGTTGCATTTCAATTCACATGGTAAAGAAACTTGTTATACACGACTGTTACGTGATGTACTACTTGATGTAGAGTTATACActgaaaatatattttaatTCCTAGAATATGTAGACTATGACAAGACAAAATTGTCGATCATGGTGTTGATGAAGATAAAGGCATCATACCTTTGCCGAGCATGTCGGTCCTTGTTGGCATTCCTGGCACACGGAGTCATAGATGGTGAATAAGACTTCCTCGCTGAACTGCAGTCCGTCGTTACTGAGGGATATCAGCATGCCGTGTTTTACAGCGCCCTCTGTGGTGTCCGGGGTGCCCTGCAGTACCGGGGACTGAGGGAGTGCACACGAGACTTCGCTGAATGTTTGAAGCGTGGCGTTTGTAAGTTCTTCTGTGTTCTCCAGGACTGTCTGAATGCCGTTTGTAATCTGAAAGAGCGAAGGGGTTGGTTATAGGTAGACCTTACTCATAAAATATCTAGTGACTTGCTACTTCACACATATATCAAGTACCCAATGCTACAGtcagaaaaaatacattttatcttTGGTCCTTGCAGGAAACAAGTTTAAATTACCCCTATCGTGCCATAAATGTTTGACCAAGTTTTCTAAAGGTGATAAGGACAAATAACCTTACCTGTACTTGTCGAACCTTGCACGTTAGATTTTCCGAAGCGATGATGTTGTCGGCTATGACGGCCGTTTTCAGACAGGGCCTCTGCCGTATGTCACACAGCCCGCCGTTTGGGACGCTCCAAATCTCCGGCACGGTTCCCTCAACGATCGAACAGTCTGCTGACGTGAAGCCGTCGTGACACAGGCACGTCCCGTTCGTGCAGACTCCGTTGTGGCTGCAGTCAGCCGGGCACAGGTTATTCTTTACCGCCACTGACGGTACAGTGGAGCCATCGTCCATGACGTCGTACAGACTGACGTTCTTGTAGACAACGGTCACacactcggatttcatcaccCCGACTGCAGCATCGGCTATGGACAAATCTTCTGTAAGCTAAAGAACGAAATCAGTCATTACTCCAGTTTTCCCGAGAACCTTACTGAAAGGCATGCAGATGCTTTTGTACCACATGAAAAAGACATTGTATCTTCTTTAGGGTAAGCGTATTTCCTTTGAAGCAAGAAAAAACTTGCATAGTAAACGTAGAGTAGGAAGAAAAATATAAGTTGGTATTCCACATACAGTACCAATCTACTCCACTTCACCGTTTACAAGACAGCTACATTTTCTATAACAATGAAAAGGTGGTACAAATGTTGTAAATTTGCTTACCTGTATATCGACTACGCATGCATCAATAGCATCAAATATGTCGATGCCCAATTCCTGACAGCTTTCCGCCACGGTGGAGTTGATGATGGTCTGTCGGCAATGCGTATCTGCCTGCTCTTGGGTGATTCCCTTAGTCTGGGTTGGCCACATCGGTACGGCCACCGGAGTACTGGCGTTTCCGTAGTCAAAGGCATACTTGTCATCATACTCGATGTTGTCGGTGTGCATAGAAGGATCATTATCTGTTGAACGCTTCCTTCTTTTACCTGCGTTAATGACATTGCTGATCGCTTTCTTCGGCGCGACAGGGAGGTTGATGTTCGCCACGGGGTTGGGGGTACTGTTGTCACTAGGGCTGCATGTGATGGAGTCGGATGACGCGCACGTGCAGTACGTCACACCGTCATCGGCGTCAGGGTCGGGAGGGAAATCGTCGATGTCGAAAAAGCTTGTTCCCTGTAACACCCTAGAGGGGATagataataaacattattacctttgccagaatggctaaggttatgttttgggcttgtgagtctgtctgtgtgtgtgtgtgttaacagcataactcgagaagccttggatggatcccaataatatttggtaggtgggtaggggtcgcgaaaacgaaggtcaagttcgataatgggccccctagcggcttggtaaggtactgcagcagaacctcaattttttatatctcgtgttctggacatgctgtggttatcatttttgagtggtagatagcccttggaacagagagtaagtgatgtaagtttggatcccctagcggcttgtttggaactgcagtcgccgatttcctttcaaactttggatgagaataagtcgagaacgtgttgatggatcatcatgatttttggtatatagatagcccaagtaacaatgtacataatgaaataccaattatgcaaatcagcaactcatttgcataattaatgaggaaagtttataaatccactgcatttcatgataggactttcaaacttgtcacatatatagatgagaaagagagaaatatcagtgcatattgattatgcaaatgacggccccatttgcataattaatggaaaatatgaacgtgttaacggatcgtcatgatttttggtatgtagatagcctaagtaaaaacttacataatgagatactagttatgcaaataaacagctaatttgcataattaatgaggaaagttgataaatccactgcattccatgataggactttcaaacttgtcacatatgtaactgagaaagatggcggagagtaagaggtgtatgtttgggtccgctaacatcttttcttgaactgcaggagccggtttagtttcctactttgagaGAGAATAAGTCATgatcaagaagggatgaaaggatcatcatgatttttggtatgctgacagcttaagtgatgcttgatacaatctAATATTAGTaagtaaatagggatctaatttgtataagcaatggcaaaatgttatgaaccaactccaggcatataagaTAAAAgataatgagtaacacatttatgtctacagacatcattctacataacaaacctggtttattggcaaaggtatgtgttcgtggaactctagttattattattattattattacgcCATCTAGCTGCTGACAGAAGGGCATGGAAGAAGCGTACAGTCACCTGCGCTGCAGCTGACCGATGATGATAGATACTAATAATACAACGCAAAGGTAttaattggttgtgtaaaatattATATAAGATTATTGTGTAAAAGActgtgcaaaagaaaactcctatttcctatgatctaccaatcTGATAGAATTATTTTCGGTTCGGTATTAAGGTATGTTTAGcatagtacattgtactaatCCGCAATCGCAAATAGAATGCAGCATTTGTCAAGTAGAGCTGACTATGTTCTAATAGCATGATAAGGCAAATGGAATTGAATTTGCTAAAGTAAGAGATATCATTTGCTATAAGACAGTTGGTGATTTCAATACTGACCTCCAGCTTTGAACAAATTGTGAAGTATCTGTTGCCAGGGAGCCGTCCTTCATGACGAAGTCGTTACTTTGCCTGTCGTCCCACGTGCCGCACAGGCCGACCATGTCTCCTTTATCTATGGGTAAGGTGTCAAGGTACACATTCATGCCCCAATAGTTGATCCATGTCCTAACTGATGATCCTGATGACATGGTGATCTACGGGGATTACAATTAGAGAATGGATTAATGAAAAGATGACAGCAAGACTGCATTCCCTTCTGGTATTGTTTCTATAGAAGTATAAAAAATAACCAAGTTTTGAGGGTAACACAGTAGAAATACTAAGTCTTTTGTCGAACCTAATAACCCAGAATATATAGAGTTAGATTTTAAACTAGGATAGACACTTGCTATGGTGTTTGTACCTCAATTATCCCACTGGcaataatttgcaataaacgtaTACTTAGCTTGTAAATATCTGTATGGGCAGTTGATATAATTCGCTGTAATACTATAGGGACAAAGCAAGTACTACTTTGAACACAAGCTAAACTTACCATAAACTCTCGTCCATTTGCATTTCCTTTGACACTGACTCCAGACGAAAGCGGAAGTCCCccagcagttttttctatgatCTTCGGGTTGACCTGGTAGCCCTTCCACGGACGGTGGCAAATGTCAACGATGACGATGTCATTACCCTCCCTCACGGCGACCGCGCAGTGGCAACTGACTCCTCCGGAGAAACCACATGCATACGtacggacctgcacctgtatcGTAGAAGGTTAAACGCATTAGTTCAAGTGTATAAAGTTGTGATTGTTTTTAAGCAAAGTAATTTTTTAGAGACAGCTATTCGTACAGCTAAGAATATTTTAACTTGGCTTAAGCAAGAAGTTCTAGTTACCTCAAATTTCCTTCTGGTGCTCTTGGTGAAGACGAATTCCCCAACTTGCAGGATAGTGTAGCTCCTAAATGAAAGTGTTGTAAAATtcacaaatgtcaaacaaaaaaTCCAAATTAAATTATCAACGCCAAGGAATATATTGACCCGAATATCAGGCCTTTTTATTATTCATAGCCATAGATCCTCCTATGATTCGTAAATAATTGTCTTTCGCCTTTGCCCTCTCTGGTTGTTGAGCCCTTCATTTTCTCTTATGTCCCCTAATACCAACCTCCTAAGATACTTGCCATCTTCTCACTTTTCCCCTCTATCATCTCAACACTTCCATATTACACTCTCTCATCTCCCTCTCTCATCGATAGGTGATAGTGTCAAAAAGGCATCCTACAGACCAATTACTTTGCATGATAGATAGTGTTCTAAATTAAAGATTGGATTACTGAAAGGATTTGATGTTCTTACGTTCCGTCAAACGTTCTGTAATGAGGATCAGTCACCCCGTAGCAGCGACCGGTCGGCGCATCCTCGGTCAAAGtctacaagaaagaaagaaagagccTTGTCACAGTCGAATATTCTATTAGAGAACATCTAGCAACTAGGTACTCCGTCCTCACAAGTGAGACATTGTCGACAAAACCTTTGATGATATTGTCAAATTGGAATTGAACATGCAAGACTGATTACCTGAAATTTTCAGAATAGTTAAGTGAATTAGTGAACCAGAAATCCCCCCATTACGACAATGTGCAATTTTCATAACATACATGTTATACATTTTCTATATGTTACATGACAAGATTAAGTGAAGTTTTCTAAACGCACGGATACGTAATTACCTGGATGCCTGTTGGTGTGTACCCATTGTAAATGTGCGGTACAATAGTTCCATGATCGTCCAACGGGTGCCAGAAGAAAGGCTTGGCGATAGTGCCGAACTCCAGCGCCGCCGCCTGGTCCCCATCGTCCTTCATGTCCTGTACAGGCAGTATCCTCACAGGGGCAGCCTCGGCGCGCAGAGTGGCCGGGTCCCAGTCTATGGCTCTGATGGTGATGGCGCATGCGTGGAGGTCGCTTTGCTCCGTGACCACATCTCCGCCCACCCGTAAGGGAATGGTGATGGTGCATTTGTGATGGTGCTCGTACTTGGTGTCGCAGATGAACGGGACAGTGGCGTACATGCCCAGGTACACCTTGGTATCACGATTCTCGGGGAGATGGAGGCTCGACATATTACTCTGGGGAAAGAGTATATCAAAATATAACTTAAATGCACCACTGCCTGAAGTTATTGTTTATGCTTACGCAAATCTTCGAAGAATTGATTAACCGTCGCATCTCCACCCAAAGGAGCAAGTACTAATAGGTCCTAATACATCACCATCAAGGGTTTACGCGACAAGATAGAGGGTCCACTGTAGTGCACATTTAACACGACATGTGAGACATGTTTGCATGTCTGTACATGCATTGTTTTCATCTCTAGGCTAGAGCACACGTACaagtttagatgtacaatttaAATGGCTATCGCATGTTCAGGATATGATGGAAACGGAGCAAAACCCTGTCGTTTCCTGTAGTACAACAGAAAGCGATAGGGGGTTCctaatcgaacttgaccttcgttttcccgacctaACCACTTACCGAATATTATACGGGTTCAACTGCAACTTCTAGAGTTCTGCTGTCCATAAAGTAACAAACAACCCCACAAACAATGAGCGTTACCGAAAACATGAACTTCTCTGAGAAGGTATACCCTTTGTAACTATAAGAAGTTAACTTCTTACCCTGATTCCAGCCCAGTATCCATTGCTCTGCAGCGCACCACTCTTAGTGTCCGAACTGTTAGACCAGTAGGATTGGGCGGTACAGGACACCTGTAATGACGAAATAGTAGGTATATAGTATAATAAAGCACACATGGCAACTGAAAACACAGATCAGTATACCAGGAACATGCTCAGTAATGGCCTCTTCTGAGATCTGAACTCACACCACAATATTTAGCATTCTGGTACTGGTTTCTCATATTCCTTCCCCATTGTATTCTTTATGTCATGAAACAAATAATTTATAAACACATCATTGAAATCAAATTTTGGATGATACACCACAATATTTAGCATTTATGCCCAATACCAAAGCTAAGTTGATATAACGTCACATGTATAACACAACTGGTTTCTCATattccttccccacgttttgcacatttttttaGATCTATGTGCAAAAGGTATGATCATAATGAGAGTTCAAATTACTCGATTTCTGTCAAATCAGTCTGTGTTATAGTAGTTTATCTGATTATTGTTTAAGGAAATAGTTCATGATCTATACTAATCCAAGCAAAGGTTCTTTTTTAACGTTATTAggtatttttattttgctttctattttgtactgtttattTCATATCTCACGCCTAATAAAACGTtgaaaacagtcggagcctggAGAGTACATGGTCTATACTCACAGTTTTCCCCATCATGGAGTTCCACACAGTCGCCCCTCCCAGGCTATGCAGACCCAGGTATTTAGCGTCCAGCTCTGCTGTCTTCTGTGTTCCACTGAGCGTGACGTTGGGGACTTCGGGAGACTCCTCGTCGTCGAAAAGGAATTTGACATCGAAACGGGCCAATTCTTCTTCTCCGTCATACTGAACCTCGCAGGCGAAGGTGACCCTCATGGTGCTGTTGTTCAGGACTGGCGGGTGCAGTATCGGCGCCGAAGTCATCGTCGGAAGGCCATTGTATACTTCATGAAACAGAGCATTCACAACACATCttatacccccattccacttgacggcgctgtCACGGCCTCATCGAACTGAGAGCGCCACGACGCCAGAAAAATCTGCTCTAGTGGAATGCCTCCGGCGATCTCAGggaaaactcaaatgtcagcaacTTTAACGGGCTGCCGTTACTAAGATTCGAAAGATTGCTTAACGGATTTCAGAGACAAATTCTCTCCTACTGAtaaggtcaccacaaaaacacTCACTCAAAGTCATTCGATTTTAAGGCTGATTCAAAGTTAAATGAGAGACTGTCGGTATGCCCGTTCTATCAATTTGGAACTACTCTCCAGTTCATCAATTTGGAATTACTTTCCATTCAATCAATTTTAGATAAAACAAGTCATTTCGTACTTCCTTCACATCATAGGATAATGTGTCGAATTACATTAATTAAGTGGCAAGATGAACCGATATGAACCTTTTGTGATaacattagatacatgtacatggttttcCAATACACAGTATGACATATCTGATGGCGGATTCAGCAAGACTATATCATTCTGCAtgtcaaatagcaattactcaagcaactggatatgatttttgaaacggtcagacgttttattATGTATGGACTGAGCAACATTCAAGGCCACACCATGCATTACCCTGTGTATGTGTTACGCAAATAAAGACGAAGCGACAGATAAACAACTTACGACAGGTTGCATTGTAATCCGGACAGCAGTCCCTTGCCTCCAGACAGTAGTAATCACAAAAACATTCGTCATCGCCTGTGAAGCAGTCGTTGTCCACTCCAGGACAGCATCTGTAGCCAGCACACTGCGCCTCTCCCGACTTTAACAGTCCCGAGATGACAAGCAGGCAGAAGGCAAACCCTGCGATTGACTTCATGGTTACCTGAATAaccaaaatgataataataataatgatataccgaatatgattatgaaatattCAATGTATCATTGTAAACTGTGTTTAATATCCTGAACGAACGGCACCTAACCTCTTCCACCCTtccactttttaaaaacagccgtGACCGAAGATATGTAATTTTCAAGGTGAAATACAGGGCGCTGGACAGGAGCtcaatgaaaaaatgtttgctaaGATATTGATAatccaagaaaataaatatatCCGATGTTATCTTTGACCGACACACCTTGTAGGGTACTAATTGCTTACACGGCAGATACAATATCAATAtgatgggaggggggtgttaacctctcactgactcactgactcactgactcactgactcactgactcactgactcactgactcactgactcactcactcactcactcactcactcactcactcactcactcactcactcactcactcactcactcactcactcactcactcactcactcactcactcactcactcactcactcactcactcactcactcactcccgtAGCTCaggtggccgtaggggcagtaagacctctgacctctacgAAAAATCCAAAATCATGATTGATTCCCTTGCGCCCTCGTTCCACCGAGGCTCCGATCGCGACTGCTGTGCgatcatttttttattggtatacatacCAGACAGGACACAGGGTGATGCACTCTAGCAGagctaatattaacatcaccactgggacatttgaaaataaaatataaacaaacaaaggacgATGTGCGATCATTGAGCAACCAAAATCTGATAAGTCCAGAAACGAATTAAATTCATAAAGcgtattttgtatgttttgtgtgttggtGTCTTTCAGAGCACACTTTTACATCATGGACTCATGTAGTCATCAATCTAGGCGATACAAATCTAATCTTGGTAGTTCAAAAGTTCATACGGATACGCAATCAGTGGGGAAAGGGGGCCATAGGTACTGAAAATGTTCCTTTGCTGTTGATACCGGTTCGTTACTGCAGCGTGTCAATCACACTGGACCATCGCTAGGTGGCGTGGCAGTGTCATTAGCACCGGGAAAACCGGTTTATTTCTAAGTTCGCACGCAGAGGTTTCATAGTGGATGTTTGCCACTTCAGATTCGAATactcaatgaaaagcctgttcTTTAAGCTTAGGAGTTTGGTAAAGGAACAAAAATGACGCCCAGGACGTTGAGTATTAGTGCCTGCCTTCGCTTCCCTGATATtcgttcatgtgtgtgtgtcgagGCAGCATTGCGGACGGCCTTAAGAGAGGGTTGGTGTTCTCTTTACATTTTACGATAAGGTGAAACTATGTGCATATATATCAAACATGTTTACGTTCCACTTGCGTCTCTGTACTATTAATGAGAATTTATCCAAGCTGTGGCATTGGAAATGATCACATCACCCAATATATGGTCCTTGTTCCTTGAGAGAGTTTGTTTATTAGCAAGTTCACAGATTTACAGCAATGATATACTCGAtttcaaggccacagcaagtaaattttatagatgacacgAGCGCGCTAGTGTAGTaaccttgattgtacttgtagaagtgacacaagtcaggtacatgtagtcatggtcgtagttgtagaaataaaactagTTCGATAGTAAAGATTGCGCCAATGTGGTAGCCATGATTTGTTGTCGTCAACTTGGTGATACCATTCTACCACACAAGTGCTACTTTGTAcacctcttgaatacagaaatgaaatacttgttggctgtgataccgtGTTTGGTCGTTTCAATTCATATTACAACGTTTGAGGTGTCGATTTTGAAAATCTACtcatcttgttgttgtttaatctagccatcttgttttcttttcgcCTCTCACTACATTTGAAGTCtgcaaatgatgtcatccataaaattggaTAGGGCCCAATTAAGAATATGGAAATATGTCTTAATTAACACATTTTGGCGAGATTTCTGCTGTTGGAATATTTGTTCATTACAGCACTTGTCAGTTTAACGCAATGTGTAGATATTTCTTGTGTCCAGTCTCGTTTATTTAACAGTAGTATTGTTGGATAGAATACAGTACTTTTAAATTCTTTCAAATAAACAACCAACAAATTAGCTTTTCACAACAAATACTGAAGACCTTCACTTTATGGAGCCCAGAAACGTTTTAAAGCATATTTCGTCCgcaattttgatttgattttggtgaGAGACCAAGTTGAATGATTGATATGACCTTGGGCGAGTTCAGACCGTACTGGCTATAGTCGCACGGCCCAATTTGAGGTCTCAGAAcgcagtttttcgcctatgggaatttacatggttaaggatcCCAAAGTGAGGAGGTTCTACGCCTCAAAATGTATAGCAGGGTGCAGAAACAATATTCAAGAATCTAATGTGTTGAAGTTCAGGTTACAGtttacaaaatatctgaatatCATTCTTTTATAAAAGCCACATTTATTTGACCCCCaacggaggtcatggaactgcagccgacgcaCAGGCAGTAGCCTAGCAATAGTATCGAGGGGCAAAGTCATACCGACTGAAGAAACCCCGTACACCAACTTGTACAGTCTCAAAACTGGTGTATTCCTCTTCCTTTAAGTCTCCACCTTGCTGCTGTACAAAGGCCTTTTCAAATATGGTGACGCACTACTTTATACACTCGGATTGTTATGAGACCGTAATAAGGTTCAGCGCACATGCAGTAGCCATGGCAAACGACCAAGGCAAACGACGATGATTGGTGGACTGTACTTCAGCGACCATCTTCACTCTAATCGATTGGAAAGTTGATGTTTTCTGCAAaacattgggggggggggggtggtattCCATCTTTTCTTCGTTCCTGGCGTTGCTGCGTTCTAAATAGGATTTTTGTTACCCTTCACTTTATAATTGAGATACCATGCAAAAGTTATGACTAAGAACACAATGAAACACGCGAAgcgtgaaaatattttatttttgattGATAGAATTCGTGTTGAGCACTGTGTCAAATCACTCGGCCGCTGTGACAACGCCAACGTGccacagcttcagtgagataGTCCCTCATGGTAGCGACATTCTTGGAGAGTCATGATCAGCTACACTCAATTACCTGCACTAATTACCAGTAGGCAGGCTGGCGACTATAATCAGAATGCAACTGTGCGAAACATGTTGTAACATTTGAAAATCCGAATTCTTGCattgcattttctttttcttgcttCTCCGTGGTAGCATCTTACTGATACAGAGATGATCAAATCTAATATAAACTAAGGAATGTAGAAATTGTTTTGAGCGGACAAATGATTGACATTACCCGGGGCAGCCCCGGACTCCACACAAAGGTTCGAGAAAGACGTCAGATTCTTTAACGATCTTTTGATTACTTGGCAACATTGTCTCAAGTCCACCAAAGGTAACGCGAATCTCCGCGTTCCTGCACCAAAGTTTCTTGTTCCTCGGTGACGGTGGGCAAGCGCCTTCACACTAGTGGTGATCGTGTTCTGGCAGAAAGGACAAGTTTGGTGCTAATGCTATCTTCTACAGTCTATAGCCTTGAAACTTAAAAATGATTGACATTCCCTAGGGCACCTACGGTCTCTAAAAACCACACAAAAGCTTTGCAGTTAGTTTAGGCGTCGGTGAATATGGCACATGGCACCTCCCTGGACCATAATTACACGGCTCCTTTGAAAACCAGCGAGATCTAAAATCATGGCACAGCACGGATGAGCGCGC comes from Branchiostoma floridae strain S238N-H82 chromosome 2, Bfl_VNyyK, whole genome shotgun sequence and encodes:
- the LOC118410559 gene encoding von Willebrand factor D and EGF domain-containing protein-like, which produces MKSIAGFAFCLLVISGLLKSGEAQCAGYRCCPGVDNDCFTGDDECFCDYYCLEARDCCPDYNATCLYNGLPTMTSAPILHPPVLNNSTMRVTFACEVQYDGEEELARFDVKFLFDDEESPEVPNVTLSGTQKTAELDAKYLGLHSLGGATVWNSMMGKTVSCTAQSYWSNSSDTKSGALQSNGYWAGIRSNMSSLHLPENRDTKVYLGMYATVPFICDTKYEHHHKCTITIPLRVGGDVVTEQSDLHACAITIRAIDWDPATLRAEAAPVRILPVQDMKDDGDQAAALEFGTIAKPFFWHPLDDHGTIVPHIYNGYTPTGIQTLTEDAPTGRCYGVTDPHYRTFDGTSYTILQVGEFVFTKSTRRKFEVQVRTYACGFSGGVSCHCAVAVREGNDIVIVDICHRPWKGYQVNPKIIEKTAGGLPLSSGVSVKGNANGREFMITMSSGSSVRTWINYWGMNVYLDTLPIDKGDMVGLCGTWDDRQSNDFVMKDGSLATDTSQFVQSWRVLQGTSFFDIDDFPPDPDADDGVTYCTCASSDSITCSPSDNSTPNPVANINLPVAPKKAISNVINAGKRRKRSTDNDPSMHTDNIEYDDKYAFDYGNASTPVAVPMWPTQTKGITQEQADTHCRQTIINSTVAESCQELGIDIFDAIDACVVDIQLTEDLSIADAAVGVMKSECVTVVYKNVSLYDVMDDGSTVPSVAVKNNLCPADCSHNGVCTNGTCLCHDGFTSADCSIVEGTVPEIWSVPNGGLCDIRQRPCLKTAVIADNIIASENLTCKVRQVQITNGIQTVLENTEELTNATLQTFSEVSCALPQSPVLQGTPDTTEGAVKHGMLISLSNDGLQFSEEVLFTIYDSVCQECQQGPTCSAKPGTCNIRGFCFEDGDANPDDWCEQCLPDVSDSSFTQRAVNLPPTFTTATTITKLPGETLDISLEATDPEGRDVTYSIASANPHGVMLQPSGQLTWDTDPAPPVTSFPLDVTVTDECGQATTSTFTFTLHQCPCQNNGNCVIDPDMPRGQGHYNCECPGYTGALCEEEVDECASNPCENGATCSDEVDGFTCTCDELHTGAVCDIDVEDRCALEPCFEGVSCANRNGSYQCGPCPSGYNGDGQNCTDVDECALGTDTCEHVCRNTPGSFFCTCQTGYAMVAGNCYEVDECLVDTHDCHDDATCTNTDGSFTCSCNLGFQGDGKQCVDINACSPNPCVPEAVCTDNPAPDLAATCTCGPGLEGDGLVAGTGCTDIDGCSPNPCDPRATCTDNPAPELGASCVCGDGYEGDGFSAGTGCKDCSDLYPDLRPASNFGRYQNQCFWFSPRDAQRLEYQDALLTCASDGRGGTLVMIKDAGMQAFIRGYLRGTDGGKQRRYWIGLDDLNTEKVFLWNDGSPLGDHHGFQTLPQRRHKRRDCVLLLSQRRWNLQKCSLKLPYICQMDRNVNN